ATACTTTCCTTGGCCGACGGCGAAAGAAGGTGTCGCGCACCTAACGCAGGCACAGCTTTCGATGCTCGTTGAGGGGATCGATTGGCGCCGCCCGGCGTGGACATCCGCCCCCGGTCGAACAGGATAAAAGCCATATTTTGCAGAGACATCCGAGGCATAAAACTGGCATGCCAACGGCAAATCGGCTAGATTTGCGGGTATGGAAACAGCGCCGCCGGACAGTCAGGACGAGCTCACTGCTTTGCGCGCGCTGGTCGCGGAACAGGCGGCGAAACTTGAGAGCCAGGAAGCCGAGGTCATCAAGCGTGACTCCATAATCGGACTTCTTCGCGCGCAACTGGAGCTGCTCCGACACCGGCAGCATGGCGCTTCCTCGGAAAAGATCGACCGGAAGATCGAGCAATTCGAACTGATGCTGGAGGAGATTGAGGCCTCCCGTGCCGAGGCTGAAATGCGTTCCGGGAAAACTCCTTTGCCGGAGTTGGACGACGCGCCGGACAAGCCGAAGCGCAAACCACTGCCCGATGGCCTTCCCAGCGAAGAGTTGGTCTATGCGGCCCCCTGCAATTGCCCGACCTGTGGTGGCACATCGTTCCTGAAGGCCGCCGACAGGGTGATCCAGATCTTGGAGCACGTGCCGGCGTCGGTCAAGATTGTCCGCCATGTCGAAAAGCGCATGATCTGCAGGGAGTGCGATACGACGGTGGCTGGCGAGATGCCGACCTTGCCGATCAAGCGCGGCAAACCCGGGCCGGGACTGCTCGCCCATATCATGATCGCCAAATTCGACGATCACATCCCCCTCTACCGCCTGTCCGAGATGTACGACCGGTTGGGGATAGACATCTCCCGATCCGTGATGGCCGACTGGGTCGGCCGCGTATCCGCTTTGCTGACACCACTCGTCTTGTTGATCAGGGCCCATATCGCAGCACTCGACCGAATCCATACGGACGATACCCCGGTCGATGTTCTCGACCCCGGGCGGGGCAAGACAAAAACCGGCAGGGTCTGGGTCTACGTGTTCGACGGCAGTGGCTATCAATCCGCCACTCCCGCAGCCATCGCCTATTACTACAGCCCTGACCGCAAGGGGGCGCATCCCGCTGACCATCTCGCAAGCTTCAGCGGCGTCATGCATGCCGACGGCTATGGGGGATACAAGAAGCTCTACGGCAACCAGATCGTTGAGGCCGCCTGCATGGCGCATGTGCGCCGCAAGGTCCATGATGTGATCAAACTCAAGCCGTCGCCGATCGCGGAGGAAGCGCTGTCGCGCATCGGCGCTCTCTACGATATCGAGAACCGTATCCGAGGCATGTCGGCTGACGAGCGGCGCACTCTGCGCCAACACCATGCCCGGCCCGCTCTGGATGAGCTGAAGGCCTGGATCGAAACCACGCTCTCAACTTTGCCGCAGAAGCAGAAGCTGGCCGAGGCAATGCGATATGCCCTCTCTCGATGGGCAGCCTTGAGCGTTTACATCGACGATGGCCGGGTCGAGATTGACAACAACATCGCTGAACGAGCCATGCGTCCGCTCGGAATCGGAAGGAAAAACTGGCTGTTTGCCGGCTCGGATAAGGGCGGTGAGCGCATCGCCAACATTCTGACCATCATCGAGACGGTCAAACTGCAAGGCCATAATCCGGAGGTCTATCTGACAGATGTCCTGACCCGGATCCAGGATCACCCCAAAGATCGAATTGAAGACCTGCTGCCCTGGAACTGGACACCAGCAAACGCTCGATGCGAGGCCGCCTGATGGCCCGCTCGAGGTTCATCTACACACTCAGCCAAGTCGCCGGCATGATCGGCGAGAACCTCGAACTGATCGAAGAAGTGACCGCAAACTCGGACAACCTCTCCGAGGGCGAACTGGTTTACGTCAGCGATGGCAGTGAAGATGGCACGAAGGGTCTGACCGAGAATGGCA
This region of Agrobacterium vitis genomic DNA includes:
- the tnpC gene encoding IS66 family transposase, whose protein sequence is METAPPDSQDELTALRALVAEQAAKLESQEAEVIKRDSIIGLLRAQLELLRHRQHGASSEKIDRKIEQFELMLEEIEASRAEAEMRSGKTPLPELDDAPDKPKRKPLPDGLPSEELVYAAPCNCPTCGGTSFLKAADRVIQILEHVPASVKIVRHVEKRMICRECDTTVAGEMPTLPIKRGKPGPGLLAHIMIAKFDDHIPLYRLSEMYDRLGIDISRSVMADWVGRVSALLTPLVLLIRAHIAALDRIHTDDTPVDVLDPGRGKTKTGRVWVYVFDGSGYQSATPAAIAYYYSPDRKGAHPADHLASFSGVMHADGYGGYKKLYGNQIVEAACMAHVRRKVHDVIKLKPSPIAEEALSRIGALYDIENRIRGMSADERRTLRQHHARPALDELKAWIETTLSTLPQKQKLAEAMRYALSRWAALSVYIDDGRVEIDNNIAERAMRPLGIGRKNWLFAGSDKGGERIANILTIIETVKLQGHNPEVYLTDVLTRIQDHPKDRIEDLLPWNWTPANARCEAA